GTGCCTCGTCCGGGCGAGCGACGCGCATAACTGTAAACTTTTGATACCAATGCTATGATTGCTGCTCTATGGGTATAGGTTACACAACAGTATAGGCAAGGTTATTGCTCGTGCCCTTCCGCATTCCCGGAATACTGAGCGCAAAGGCGTGCGATAGATGCTTGGGTGGGCCCTTCAGATTGTTCTCTGTGCGCCCCAAATCCACTTCGCCGTCTAGCTGCACATAGCGCGGAGATGTAGGCCTTGCGATCAGATCCAACTGGCCGTCGCAGTGTAGGAGCAGAAGCATGTTAGGCGAAATGCGAAGTGCGGAAAGCATACCGCCAGGAACTTTAGCACACATCATTGACTGTAGCATAGACACCTgggcgcgcgtcgatgcagGCACGTACACGTCTGGATTCATAGGACGAAAGCTTCCGATGCTCCGCCGGTGCGAAGAGTGCGACCAAGACCTTCCATGCAAGCGCGGGTGCGATAAATTGGAAATGGAAAAGTCCCAAAAGCACAGGTTACGATCCTCGCCTACAGAGACAAAGCGGTACAGGTCCTCGCTGTGTCGCGCGTACCATGGATCGAACGTAATGCCCGTCACAAAAGAGTTATGAccttgcgcacgagcaAGAATGTAGCCCTCGTTTGGAAGCCACAAGGTCAGCAAATCATCCTGCCCGCCCGTCAAGGCAAGACGACCGTCGGGCGACCAGCACACGCAGGTGAAACCGCCAAAGTAGGATGCAAACGAATGCAGCAATATCTGTGCATCGGCGTCGATCAGACGCCATAGCCCATCTTCTGAGGTGACTGCAACGCGTACATGGTCGGGACTGAAAGCAATATCGGTAATAGCTTTTGTTGAGACACGCCAATAGCTAACCGGATTCAAACGTTCGCGAGGGGTTTCCTTTTGTCTGGACATCAGCGTGCCACCGCCCAGTTTGCTGGGCGCATCTTGAGATACAAGCATTGTGGCGCGTGAATCCCAATGGGACTGTTGCATCGGAATTTGGTCCATGCCCAACGAGTCATCGCGATCTCGATCGAGGACCATGATGCTTCCGTCTGCGTGTGCAGAAAGAAACAAATTCTCGCTCTGTGGCACCCAGCGAATTtggcgaagcgccgcgctgaGCATAGTTCCATCCTTGTTCAATCGTGTGTACTTCATCGCAATAGGATCCATCCAGATCATGTCGCCTTTCGCAAATCCAACCAGCACATCCAAGCGGTCCTGCAAGCACGTAAACTGGTTCACGTCGTGGCACACAGGAGTTTGCGAAAATGTGACGCGCCCAACCGGTTCTTGGATGCCTTGGCCAATATTTATATACCACAGCAAAGTCTTGCTCGCACTCACAAATGTCACCGTGACGTCCTCCGTACGCTGCGAAAGTATTTTTTGCAGATCCTTGTGTATATTCACCCGCACAATAAGCGGATTGTTGGACTTCACGCCAGTCTTGGGGCGCGTTGGGCGTGGTGAAAGCGAGCCGCAGCCCTTGTAGATACCCGCGTAGCTGCGCTGGGTGAAAGCTtcgccagcgctgcaataTTCTCTAGGGTTTGCATCCAGGCCCTGAGCTGTCAAGCAGAGATCCAGACCCCCGCTCATGGGCTGGGGCGCGTTCAAGGCGCGAAACGAGACAGCGCTcatgcgcggtgcttcGTTGAGAGCAGgaccgcgcggcgtggaaAATGCACTGCCCGCACTCccgtgctgtgcagcgctacgATTTAGAATCGGATTTGCCCAATCGACACATTTGTACGTGCCCTCCGGCGCTTGGTAGTGCGTCCCGTCGCTGCTTCCCATGGTGGGGCGTGCACGGAAAAGGTGGAAAAGGTGGAGGTTTGCGCAAACAGGAAAGGATTGCGCCCACGCTACGGACATCTACAACTTGGAATAGAGGATGAGAAGGATCAGCAGAACAAGCACTACCACGATGGCGGTAGTAACCAGTTTTTGTTGCTTGGCGCTAGTGTTAGCAAAGAGTCGTGACGTACCGACGTATCATTTGTTGCAATGTACGCGACGATCGGCCAATGTGTGCATCGGCAGTGTGAAGCTAGGTGTGAGTTGTGCAAAGACGTACTGTATTGCGACTGTGTTCCAGCTGTTCACGCTGTCCACGAAGATCCTGGAGGATATTTGCGCCAATATCTTCCGATTCCAATGCAAGTCGGGTAGAGTTCTCGAGCCGTTCTGTGCCTTGCTCAAGCAAAGACGTGCCCTCCAgcatgcgctggcgctgcaaaaacgCAGCATCTGTAGTTTGACCTTCATCCTGGTCCCTATACCCATCCAAAGGAAGGCCGCTTCCGCTATCTGGCTGTTtggccgcgcgctgtggtTAGTAGATCATCAGCGTACCAATTTGCGATGCAGCATATCGAGATCGCCCTTCAGTGACTGCAGTTTCCCTGCGTACCGATCACGCACGCTCTGTGGAAATCCCTGCACCTCGATCTCCATCTGCGAACACAGTTCGCCGGCCTCGTCGGCTTCTGCCTCTGCATGCCGCagcaccgtgcgcagcgcatctgCAGACATCTTGTGTGCATTTATCGCCAGCCGCCCCTCGGCAGACTTGAGCACTTGCGCAAAGTCCGAAGCGTACGACTCAAACAACTCCGCCATGGTAACCAGCAGCGTGTGGCCTGCGGTGCGAGAGACGCCACCCTCGGCCGAATTGGACCGTGCGTCGCTACCACCGTCATGTCGAGTTTTGTGCGGGGATTGCCGCAGTACGCAgtgtacggcgcgccgatggATCTCCTGACAAGATCCTTGGCAAATACACCAACTCAGATCACGGTTCCACAGCTGCTCGCCTATGGCGGGACGCCTGGTGCTCCTCCCAGTGACGACGTACTGCGACAATCTGCACAATATACGCAACGCGAGCTGCCCGTACGtcttgctcggcgtgtgcgccaaTTTTACTCGCTTCCCTTTATCGTAGGGAGCAACCCATGGATTCAAAATGTGGCTCGCCTGTATGCTTCGAGTTTTGCGGCACTCGCGAGCATCCCCGATATCCAAACCCAGCAGGACACCGATGAGTTTACCAAGACCCTGTACGATCTGGTGCACGATCATTCGGAAAATGTGCCGAGCCTTGCAAGTGGTTTCATGGAATGCGGCGAGTACATGGACGGTGACAAAATATCTAATTTCTTGAACGCGGCACTGCACAGCCGAATCGGTATCCGTATTattgccgagcagcatCTTGCGCTATGTGCGAGTGCAGCACAGGCGCGAGGCGAAGACACGGGTGGGCGCTACAGACAGACGAGTACCTCGGTAGGTATCATTGAGACGCAGATGCGCCCGGTCAACGTGATCCGTACCAGCAGCGAGTACGTCAAGGCGTTGTGCGAGGCAACATTTGACATCCctcacgcgccgcaagttACATTTTACGGTGACGTGGATGTAACAATGGTCGGAATACCCCTGCATCTCGAGTATGTGATCACGGAGCTGCTAAAGAATGCGTATCGTGCTACGACGGAAACCTGGACTGCCcaacgcgctgctggcggGGGCCCAGATACGATTTCTCCGATCGAAATCACAATTGCGTCCACACCAAGTCATGTAAACATACGCATTAGTGATAAGGGAGGCGGCATTCCGCCGAATAACATGAACCAGATCTTTAATTATGCCTTTACCACGGCGAACGCACGCTCAGAGGAGACTGTGGACATCACCGCGCATGCCATGGACAGCAGTATGGGCTCGCTTGCCGGCTTGGGCTACGGGCTTCCCCTCTCGCGCTTGTATCTTAACTACTTTGGCCACAGCGACCTGGACATTGTGTCCATGTGGGGTTATGTATGTATGGTGCACGCCAGCTAACCACAGGGATGTGATACATTTGTAAATCTTTCGCGCAACATCGATACAAGCGATGTGCCTATTTAGCCAAATACCACACTTATGCACTCTCTACTGGCGCGCCTGGCGCGGCAACCTGCTCTCCTTTGCTCCGTTCTGCCTGGTGCAGTTGACGAAGACGACGAacaagccgcgcatccACCTCTTCGCTCCACTCCCGCTCCTGAAGGCGCTCGCTGTAGTATTTCCCGCACTGGAGAAGCACGATcccgacgagcgcgacggaCAGCAACATGTGTGCACCAGCCAGCTCGCGCAACGGCTGCAGCATGTTTGTGTGGTTCTCCCCAGTATACTTTGGAATTGATGGGGGGAGTAGCTCGATATCTGTGTGAGCAAAGGCACAACGCACTAGGCACAATTTTAGTATGGTACAAAACGGTAGACGCCGCAACAAGAACTAGTGTCAGCAAGTCTAAGATACATACACAAGCATGCTCCGTCAAAAAGCCAATTGTTTTCAAACCCAGAAATCATCTTAAATGCAAGTATCGTTGCCCCCATAGAGCCCACACCAAAAAGAACGCGCGTATATCGCACAGAATCTGTCCCCACAGTATTCACGTAGTACTGCAGTGCATCATGCACCGAGACTTGCGATGTTTCGTCACGCCATGAAATTAAATGATCCGCAGACCAGTGCATGCACAACACACCGAGGACAAATGAGCAGCATGCCAGTAGCGCCGCGACCGTCACACCAATCATTTTAGAAGCTAGCGTCACCGCGCACGCCCCATGTCTTGaagatcacgtgatatgAAATCTCGGCCGTGACCACGGAACGGACACGCGCATTCCACTAGTTCTGTTCAAACACCATGGCACCCACCTTGAATGTGCGTAGTGCGCGAGCGATGGAACGAGAGACTGACACAGATCTTTTGAACAGTTTCATCCTGGATCATTGCCTAGTTTTGCGCTTCGTCTCACATCAGACGACAACGTAGAGAGGTATGTTTATTTTGCCCGATATGTTCTGACACACCAGTCTGCGCAACCGCGCGCAGACCAAGCTGCACGGCTCCGTGGAAGACCCAGACCAGATTCGGCTTAAGTACCTGTACAACAAGGATGTTTACCAGCTTGAGGACAGTATGTATTGTTATTTCTACTGACAAACAGAGGATGACTTTGAGATTTTTAGCGATCGCCTTGGCCACATTGACGAAGTCGATATCTTTGTCGAGGCGCCTGGTATCCAACAGAGCACTGTTAGTGCACCTGTAGGGCCTAATGTCCCGGTCCTGGACGAGACGACATTGGTAACACGCACTCAGGCCCGTGGTAAGAGCGGTGCAATCAGTATTCACCGTGTGCCTTTTGCCGGTGTGCCGAGCGTCCACGACTACAAGACTGCTGGCGGCGTCAGTGGTGGCGGTCGTGACAGCATTCTTTTCCCGCCACCCAAGGAGACGGGCCCTCCCGGCCACCTCGTCGTGCCGCCCAAGCACTCTGTTGTGCCCACGGATAGTGCGAGTGTCAAGTCCAAGAAGACGGCACAGACGGTGCGCTCCGACAATCTGAAGCACAAGATTGCGTTTGAAGAGTTTCActcgcagcgcggcgtacgTCTTTTGCGTGGTAGTCTTGGCCCAGTAAACAATGTGCCGATGATGTTCAAGAATGGCTACCGCCACGTTTATGTGAGCCGCAGCTTTGCACTCGATCATGGTTTCATTCCTGCGGACACGACGCCGGGCACCTATGGCTACAATGGTATCACGAACCTGGGCAAGTGGCCGGTCCAGGTCGGCTCCAAGTCGGTGCCTTGCACTGTGATGCTTGCAGAGGACAGCTACTTCCCTGTTATTCTCGGTCGTTCGTTTATGGAAAAGCGTGGCGTGCGTACCGACCCTATCGACATGACCTCGGTCCTTTTTATGGACAATGGCGAGAGGGCGGACGTTGAAGTTGTCGTTGTCCGCGACGAACTCGGCCAGCCCATCTCCATTCCGTAAAGAAAGGGCTGCACAACAGTCCGTTTGGCTTTTGTAGCTTGCGTTATCCCTTTCATTTGTTATTAACATAGAGTTTAGCGCATTCCTAATTACTTGACCTTTGGCGATGAGTTGGCTTTTCTCGTAGTTACTTGCCTATGTGCTTGGTGGCCTCCCACCTTTTTTATTCTCTTGTGTGCATGCGTTGGCGTTTGTATTCTCAACCACTTCATCTGCCAATGCTTTTGCCGCTCCAATTTCCAACTCCTTTTCGGCCTGCGTGCGGCTCTGTTGAAGCCATAGCTCGGCGTATTTGCCGTCGAGCTTAATGAGCTCTTCGTGAGTGCCAAACTCGATAATATGACCATCGTCCATGACGAAAATCTTGTCGCTGTTCATGATGGTCGACAAGCGGTGCGCAATAGTAATCGAGGAACGTCCGCGCATCAATGTGTTCAAGGCATCCTGAAGATGGCGTTCCGTCGCACTATCCAATGCAGAAGTAGCTTCGTCCAGCAACAGGATCGGCGGATTTTTCAAAATTGTGCGTGCAATCGCAACGCGCTGCTTCTCGCCGCCACTGAgtcgcacgccgcgctctccAACAACTGTGGCATACCCCTGAGGAAACTCTAGGATGCGCAATTGGATCTGCGCGGCAACTGCGGCGGCCTCGACCGCCTCGTCAGATGCGTTGACATCCCCATA
This is a stretch of genomic DNA from Malassezia vespertilionis chromosome 1, complete sequence. It encodes these proteins:
- a CDS encoding uncharacterized protein (TransMembrane:3 (o38-58i65-84o116-135i); COG:S; EggNog:ENOG503P6QC); the protein is MHWSADHLISWRDETSQVSVHDALQYYVNTVGTDSVRYTRVLFGVGSMGATILAFKMISGFENNWLFDGACLFLVAASTVLYHTKIVPNIELLPPSIPKYTGENHTNMLQPLRELAGAHMLLSVALVGIVLLQCGKYYSERLQEREWSEEVDARLVRRLRQLHQAERSKGEQVAAPGAPVESA
- the vti1 gene encoding t-SNARE VTI1 (TransMembrane:1 (i200-218o); BUSCO:EOG09264R4M; EggNog:ENOG503NWBQ; COG:U), yielding MAELFESYASDFAQVLKSAEGRLAINAHKMSADALRTVLRHAEAEADEAGELCSQMEIEVQGFPQSVRDRYAGKLQSLKGDLDMLHRKLRAAKQPDSGSGLPLDGYRDQDEGQTTDAAFLQRQRMLEGTSLLEQGTERLENSTRLALESEDIGANILQDLRGQREQLEHSRNTLHTADAHIGRSSRTLQQMIRRAKQQKLVTTAIVVVLVLLILLILYSKL
- a CDS encoding uncharacterized protein (COG:S; EggNog:ENOG503NVMB), which codes for MGSSDGTHYQAPEGTYKCVDWANPILNRSAAQHGSAGSAFSTPRGPALNEAPRMSAVSFRALNAPQPMSGGLDLCLTAQGLDANPREYCSAGEAFTQRSYAGIYKGCGSLSPRPTRPKTGVKSNNPLIVRVNIHKDLQKILSQRTEDVTVTFVSASKTLLWYINIGQGIQEPVGRVTFSQTPVCHDVNQFTCLQDRLDVLVGFAKGDMIWMDPIAMKYTRLNKDGTMLSAALRQIRWVPQSENLFLSAHADGSIMVLDRDRDDSLGMDQIPMQQSHWDSRATMLVSQDAPSKLGGGTLMSRQKETPRERLNPVSYWRVSTKAITDIAFSPDHVRVAVTSEDGLWRLIDADAQILLHSFASYFGGFTCVCWSPDGRLALTGGQDDLLTLWLPNEGYILARAQGHNSFVTGITFDPWYARHSEDLYRFVSVGEDRNLCFWDFSISNLSHPRLHGRSWSHSSHRRSIGSFRPMNPDVYVPASTRAQVSMLQSMMCAKVPGGMLSALRISPNMLLLLHCDGQLDLIARPTSPRYVQLDGEVDLGRTENNLKGPPKHLSHAFALSIPGMRKGTSNNLAYTVV
- a CDS encoding uncharacterized protein (EggNog:ENOG503P31A), yielding MAPTLNVRNDNVESLRNRAQTKLHGSVEDPDQIRLKYLYNKDVYQLEDKDDFEIFSDRLGHIDEVDIFVEAPGIQQSTVSAPVGPNVPVLDETTLVTRTQARGKSGAISIHRVPFAGVPSVHDYKTAGGVSGGGRDSILFPPPKETGPPGHLVVPPKHSVVPTDSASVKSKKTAQTVRSDNLKHKIAFEEFHSQRGVRLLRGSLGPVNNVPMMFKNGYRHVYVSRSFALDHGFIPADTTPGTYGYNGITNLGKWPVQVGSKSVPCTVMLAEDSYFPVILGRSFMEKRGVRTDPIDMTSVLFMDNGERADVEVVVVRDELGQPISIP
- a CDS encoding uncharacterized protein (EggNog:ENOG503NY08; COG:T), which codes for MSSFVRGLPQYAVYGAPMDLLTRSLANTPTQITVPQLLAYGGTPGAPPSDDVLRQSAQYTQRELPVRLARRVRQFYSLPFIVGSNPWIQNVARLYASSFAALASIPDIQTQQDTDEFTKTLYDLVHDHSENVPSLASGFMECGEYMDGDKISNFLNAALHSRIGIRIIAEQHLALCASAAQARGEDTGGRYRQTSTSVGIIETQMRPVNVIRTSSEYVKALCEATFDIPHAPQVTFYGDVDVTMVGIPLHLEYVITELLKNAYRATTETWTAQRAAGGGPDTISPIEITIASTPSHVNIRISDKGGGIPPNNMNQIFNYAFTTANARSEETVDITAHAMDSSMGSLAGLGYGLPLSRLYLNYFGHSDLDIVSMWGYVWM